A genomic window from Terriglobia bacterium includes:
- a CDS encoding response regulator, which produces MSETFTLPPAGDPGVKRAPTVYFIDDSATMREVIKIAFRKENIHVITCADAASALAQFEATPPDAVITDVIMPDQDGYSVCSQIKENPLYSATPVLLMSGVVNKSVADRAVAVKADELIRKPFQPQELIARVKAFLFPGEAPAAPPAHASAQAPHALSNLFAPPPAYAPPPPPTHASESAWPRALADAFSHAPAAAPPVHSAPSQRPASFPMPQRPTAPAGHEVQRLRSEIMRLEMLVKKLQTELQIEREYCQALEQHIHTLQESE; this is translated from the coding sequence ATGAGCGAAACGTTTACCTTGCCGCCCGCCGGAGATCCCGGCGTGAAGCGCGCGCCGACCGTCTATTTCATCGACGACAGCGCCACCATGCGCGAAGTGATCAAGATCGCTTTCCGCAAGGAGAACATCCACGTCATCACCTGCGCGGATGCGGCTTCGGCCCTGGCGCAATTCGAGGCCACGCCTCCCGACGCGGTCATCACCGACGTCATCATGCCCGATCAGGACGGCTATTCCGTGTGCAGTCAGATCAAGGAGAATCCACTCTACAGCGCGACGCCCGTGCTGCTGATGTCGGGCGTGGTCAATAAGAGCGTGGCCGACAGGGCCGTGGCCGTGAAGGCCGACGAATTGATCCGCAAGCCCTTTCAGCCGCAGGAGCTCATCGCCCGGGTAAAGGCGTTTCTGTTCCCAGGGGAAGCCCCGGCCGCGCCGCCCGCGCACGCATCCGCGCAAGCGCCACACGCGCTGAGCAATCTTTTCGCTCCGCCGCCCGCTTATGCTCCTCCGCCTCCGCCCACGCACGCGAGCGAGTCGGCCTGGCCCCGCGCCCTCGCGGACGCTTTCTCGCACGCTCCGGCGGCCGCGCCGCCGGTGCATTCTGCTCCCTCGCAGCGCCCTGCGAGCTTCCCCATGCCGCAGCGCCCGACCGCGCCTGCCGGCCATGAGGTCCAGCGGCTGCGCTCGGAGATCATGCGCCTGGAGATGCTGGTGAAAAAGCTGCAGACCGAGCTGCAAATCGAGCGCGAATATTGTCAGGCACTCGAACAGCACATCCACACGTTGCAGGAATCCGAGTAG
- a CDS encoding DUF4388 domain-containing protein, with amino-acid sequence MSLPGRPPKILLIDTNVYFAKRLGDALKQEGFDVVSSTQPAYALTMLEYDTPAAILCATNLREMGALEIAQIVHADPKNATLPVIALGDGNQRALMEAFQAGCEDYIDRKRSPAVIAAHIKSLLVSKIEGFQPTQMLPQADTSLSGSLTHHDLPGVIQLLVQARQTGALHINATGLDGVIFFDAGEICHAECGALFGDEAVIHILKSCVQNGEGVYKFLYGSSSGQRTVLRSSTDLMLDAMREFDESQRDMADKEAP; translated from the coding sequence ATGAGCCTGCCCGGACGCCCGCCCAAAATTCTTTTGATCGACACGAATGTCTATTTCGCGAAGCGCCTGGGGGACGCGCTGAAACAGGAAGGCTTTGATGTGGTGAGCTCCACGCAGCCGGCCTACGCCCTCACCATGCTCGAGTACGACACGCCCGCGGCGATTCTCTGCGCCACGAACCTGCGCGAGATGGGCGCTCTGGAAATCGCGCAGATCGTCCATGCCGATCCGAAGAACGCCACCCTGCCGGTCATCGCTCTGGGCGACGGCAACCAGCGCGCCCTGATGGAGGCTTTCCAGGCGGGCTGCGAGGACTATATCGACCGCAAGCGCAGCCCCGCGGTCATCGCCGCGCACATCAAGAGCCTCCTGGTCAGCAAGATCGAGGGCTTCCAGCCCACGCAGATGCTGCCGCAGGCCGATACCAGCCTGAGCGGCAGCCTCACGCACCACGATCTTCCCGGCGTCATCCAGCTCCTGGTGCAGGCCCGCCAGACGGGGGCGCTGCACATCAACGCCACCGGGCTCGACGGGGTAATTTTTTTCGATGCCGGGGAGATCTGCCACGCGGAGTGCGGCGCGTTGTTCGGCGACGAAGCCGTCATCCACATACTGAAGAGCTGCGTGCAGAACGGAGAGGGCGTGTACAAGTTCCTGTACGGCTCCAGCTCCGGGCAACGCACGGTTCTGCGTTCCTCGACCGACTTGATGCTCGACGCCATGCGCGAGTTCGACGAGAGCCAGCGCGACATGGCAGACAAGGAAGCGCCATGA
- a CDS encoding chemotaxis protein CheW encodes MNATLETGAQSFVLLRLGDRQFALPAERIGELVPASRVFHFPHRTPQLEGVILRRGRIVPVCDVSEMLTGRRMTSRRLYLLALRHYAAGVETVAIPVTGECELITTEMTAAEGEHPPHVQGWLSNAGNVIEVLQLDHLLPGPELFATPEGVAPAPEARP; translated from the coding sequence ATGAACGCGACACTCGAAACCGGCGCACAGTCGTTCGTGCTCCTGCGGCTCGGCGACCGGCAGTTTGCGCTGCCGGCCGAACGCATCGGGGAGCTGGTGCCGGCGAGCCGCGTCTTTCACTTCCCGCACCGCACCCCGCAACTCGAAGGCGTGATCCTGCGCCGCGGGCGCATCGTGCCGGTCTGCGACGTCTCGGAAATGCTCACCGGCCGGCGCATGACCAGCCGGCGCCTCTATCTTCTGGCCTTGCGCCACTACGCCGCAGGCGTGGAAACCGTGGCCATCCCGGTGACGGGAGAGTGCGAACTGATTACCACGGAGATGACCGCCGCGGAAGGGGAGCATCCGCCGCATGTGCAGGGCTGGCTTTCCAACGCCGGCAATGTCATCGAGGTGTTGCAGTTGGACCATCTCCTCCCGGGGCCCGAGTTGTTTGCAACTCCGGAAGGCGTTGCGCCCGCGCCGGAGGCCCGGCCATGA
- a CDS encoding chemotaxis protein CheW translates to MNFASQPAAKGRAIRPEQMILFRIGSQLFAISASVVQEIRSADSVASAAADIQQPGLRKVRSHVRRGQRTLYLVHGGTLFGLPPSQATLVFLFRNRRAALLVDAIDRMAAITRLQAVPQAFCNEERNWYRGFVTMENAVIPVVNPDGLLLAQEIAQLDAGVEPAAAESAAAELAAVPESAAAEEAAAEGDGAAELLDGESESSESGVLQEAAMEYPAEDADGQDPA, encoded by the coding sequence ATGAATTTTGCGTCACAGCCTGCCGCCAAGGGCCGGGCGATCCGCCCCGAACAGATGATCCTGTTCCGCATCGGCAGCCAGCTGTTTGCCATTTCCGCCAGCGTGGTGCAGGAAATTCGCAGCGCGGACAGCGTCGCCAGCGCGGCGGCGGACATTCAGCAGCCCGGATTGCGCAAGGTACGCTCGCACGTGCGCCGCGGGCAGCGCACGCTGTATCTCGTGCATGGCGGGACGCTTTTCGGACTGCCGCCTTCGCAGGCGACGCTGGTTTTCCTGTTCCGCAATCGCCGTGCAGCGTTGCTGGTGGATGCCATCGATCGCATGGCGGCGATCACGCGGCTGCAAGCGGTGCCGCAGGCTTTTTGCAACGAGGAACGCAACTGGTATCGCGGCTTCGTGACCATGGAAAACGCCGTAATCCCGGTGGTGAATCCCGACGGCCTGCTGCTCGCGCAGGAAATTGCCCAGTTGGACGCCGGCGTCGAACCAGCCGCGGCGGAAAGCGCGGCGGCGGAGCTTGCAGCGGTCCCGGAAAGCGCAGCGGCAGAAGAGGCCGCCGCGGAAGGCGACGGCGCAGCGGAGCTGCTCGACGGGGAAAGCGAATCCTCGGAGAGCGGCGTTCTGCAAGAAGCCGCCATGGAATACCCCGCGGAGGACGCGGACGGGCAGGATCCGGCATGA
- a CDS encoding chemotaxis response regulator protein-glutamate methylesterase, producing the protein MSAEADKKIRLLIVDDSTFMRKVLETIFCSEPNFQVIGQCKDGREAVALAESLQPDVITMDINMPHMNGLQATEKIMSSNPRPIVIVTSESKEGTGGTLRALELGAIEFVSKPSSGIDLDMHSVKEDLLRKVRMAAKVRVVRTVARAKRVPVPASGGEDTAKPGAGEHPVLAASADQRFPVVVIGASTGGPATVMRLAPGFTRDFPAAIVLVLHMPQAFTTQFAVQLAEFTGIRVKEAEHNEALQTGTLYVCPGSKHLRVTPRGRVQLDDISGRINGYLPCIDVSMESIAAYAGAMTIGAVLTGMGADGAQGAKAIRTARGLVLAQDEATSVIFGMPAEAIKLNVVDQVLPIDEIYGAIEKRVIALTRPMPVGAR; encoded by the coding sequence ATGAGCGCAGAAGCGGACAAAAAGATTCGCCTCCTGATCGTGGACGATTCCACCTTCATGCGTAAGGTGCTGGAGACCATTTTCTGCAGCGAACCGAACTTCCAGGTGATCGGTCAGTGCAAGGACGGCCGGGAGGCTGTCGCTCTGGCGGAGTCGCTGCAGCCTGATGTCATCACCATGGACATCAACATGCCGCACATGAACGGATTGCAAGCCACGGAAAAGATCATGTCCTCTAACCCGCGGCCGATCGTGATCGTCACGTCGGAGTCGAAGGAAGGCACTGGCGGAACGCTGCGCGCGCTCGAACTCGGCGCGATCGAGTTCGTCTCCAAGCCCTCGAGCGGCATCGACCTGGACATGCACAGCGTCAAGGAAGACCTGCTGCGCAAGGTGCGCATGGCCGCCAAGGTGCGCGTGGTGCGCACGGTGGCCCGCGCGAAACGCGTTCCGGTGCCAGCCAGCGGCGGGGAGGACACCGCAAAACCCGGGGCGGGCGAGCATCCGGTTCTGGCGGCTTCCGCCGATCAGCGCTTTCCGGTCGTGGTCATCGGCGCGTCCACCGGCGGCCCCGCCACCGTGATGCGCCTGGCGCCCGGCTTTACGCGCGACTTCCCTGCCGCGATCGTGCTCGTTTTGCACATGCCGCAGGCTTTTACGACCCAGTTCGCAGTGCAGCTCGCGGAATTCACCGGCATCCGCGTCAAGGAGGCCGAACACAACGAGGCGCTGCAGACCGGCACGCTGTACGTCTGCCCCGGCTCGAAGCACCTGCGCGTCACGCCGAGGGGCCGCGTCCAGCTCGACGACATCAGCGGGCGCATCAACGGCTATCTGCCGTGCATCGACGTTTCCATGGAAAGCATCGCGGCGTACGCCGGGGCCATGACCATCGGCGCGGTGCTGACCGGAATGGGCGCCGACGGCGCACAGGGCGCCAAAGCCATCCGGACGGCCCGCGGGCTGGTTCTGGCCCAGGACGAGGCCACTTCCGTGATCTTTGGCATGCCGGCAGAAGCGATCAAGCTAAACGTCGTGGACCAGGTTCTGCCGATTGACGAAATTTACGGGGCGATCGAGAAGCGCGTCATCGCACTGACCCGCCCCATGCCGGTCGGAGCGCGCTGA
- a CDS encoding response regulator — MSTPEREAVDLFLQEASEHLQYLREYSSILGETGVQREDIERLYIAAHTLAGTSASYGFPRFSEVAGKLAHIFQYALNAPLGSDLYGPLTEFLSDAISLLESNLLEISDTGNEVSEDIAAFKERYRFAFPSEPPPLNLQAEAQHEPVPSLAQACEMEERAATGSYFDRLPADDEIPPEILEFFQPEAEEHLQIISDCLLALEGSRNPEEINRLFRAIHTVKGSAAQVGLRRLGAIAHRIEDLVGRLRDGLLEASPSVVDVCLESVDVLNKTLHQQWAGEADMRAGVDALLARVAEFAPEEAEEEEAAPDAASPAQAVETASAEPLGKPAPRQKKNPSPQGSPTAKSVRISLGRLDRLMNNVGELVINRTRMVGRVGELQKLVDTLGFSKERLHGKVTEFQEKYEFNRVSSARLGTSFPSGRGGPPDANPISGFAAGDKSSFLSDFSELEMDRYDDVNILSRSMTEISADVNEVLSQLEGFIGRVEGDIDEFTKLAHRLQDEITAARMVPIETLFSMLTRVVRDAGKSARKLVEMEMTGGDTELDNNIIQQIADPLVHLVRNAVAHGIESVEDRAAAGKPETGKVFLRAYHRGNHIYIEVGDDGSGINYERVKQSAIDRGLVSPETAGRLTERDLREMLFHPGFSTASAKTELAGRGVGLDVVRANLTTLNGEIEIYSKQGEGTRFTLKVPLTLIISPALFVRCGTTIFALPLAVVEEIRRLRADEIDDVGGKLLTKVRDVVTEVVRLDSYLGLPPLEPVNGYFRMVVANAGDRQIGLVIEEVLGKDEIVIKNLGEYLRRVKLFSGTTIAPDGSLILLIDLNRMIASDPSERRSVQVSASAARVFAPGSAAIARGSIPSDAIDRVQQERVVVIVDDSISVRKFVGRMLEKAGYRVKLASDGLEAAELIAQQGCHLVITDLEMPRMTGYELMAQLRQSPSTRRIPVMVVTSRAGAKHRERAIKEGAVAFLTKPVQEDQLIHAVEQLIGTEAQQHTVPVA; from the coding sequence GTGAGCACTCCCGAACGCGAAGCCGTGGATCTCTTTCTCCAGGAAGCCTCGGAGCACCTCCAGTATCTGCGGGAGTACTCGAGCATTCTCGGAGAGACCGGCGTGCAGCGCGAGGACATCGAGCGCCTGTACATCGCTGCGCACACGCTCGCCGGCACGTCGGCCAGCTACGGCTTTCCGCGCTTCTCGGAAGTCGCCGGGAAGCTGGCGCACATTTTCCAGTACGCGCTCAACGCCCCGCTGGGCTCGGATCTCTACGGGCCGCTGACCGAATTCCTCTCCGATGCCATCTCCCTGCTGGAAAGCAACCTGCTGGAGATCAGCGACACGGGCAACGAGGTCTCCGAGGATATCGCCGCGTTCAAAGAGCGCTATCGCTTTGCTTTTCCCAGCGAGCCGCCGCCGCTCAACTTGCAGGCCGAGGCGCAACACGAGCCGGTTCCCTCCCTCGCGCAGGCCTGCGAAATGGAAGAGCGCGCCGCGACGGGCTCCTATTTCGACCGTTTGCCGGCCGATGACGAAATCCCCCCTGAAATTCTCGAATTCTTCCAGCCGGAAGCGGAAGAGCATCTGCAGATCATCAGCGATTGCCTGCTGGCGCTCGAAGGCTCGCGCAATCCGGAAGAGATCAACCGCCTGTTCCGCGCCATTCACACGGTGAAGGGTTCCGCGGCGCAGGTCGGCCTGCGCCGCCTGGGCGCCATCGCGCACCGCATCGAGGATCTGGTCGGGCGCCTGCGCGACGGCCTGCTGGAAGCTTCTCCCAGCGTCGTGGACGTTTGCCTGGAATCCGTGGACGTCCTGAACAAGACCCTGCACCAGCAGTGGGCAGGCGAAGCCGACATGCGCGCCGGCGTGGACGCCCTGCTCGCGCGCGTTGCCGAATTTGCTCCCGAAGAGGCCGAAGAAGAGGAGGCCGCGCCGGACGCCGCAAGCCCCGCGCAGGCGGTGGAAACCGCGTCCGCCGAGCCGCTTGGGAAGCCGGCGCCGCGGCAGAAGAAAAACCCCTCCCCGCAGGGCTCGCCCACGGCAAAGTCCGTGCGCATTTCGCTGGGGCGCCTCGACCGACTGATGAACAACGTCGGCGAGTTGGTGATCAACCGCACGCGCATGGTGGGCCGCGTCGGAGAGCTGCAGAAGCTCGTGGACACGCTGGGTTTCTCGAAAGAGCGGCTGCACGGCAAAGTCACGGAGTTCCAGGAAAAATACGAATTCAACCGGGTCAGCTCCGCTCGCCTGGGCACGTCCTTCCCCAGCGGCCGCGGCGGCCCGCCGGACGCGAATCCAATTTCCGGCTTTGCAGCGGGCGACAAGTCCTCGTTCCTCTCGGACTTCAGCGAGCTGGAAATGGACCGCTACGACGACGTCAACATCCTGTCGCGCTCCATGACGGAGATTTCCGCCGACGTAAACGAAGTCCTCTCGCAGCTCGAAGGCTTCATTGGCCGCGTCGAAGGAGATATCGACGAATTCACCAAACTGGCGCACCGCCTGCAGGATGAAATTACCGCGGCGCGCATGGTGCCCATCGAGACGCTCTTCTCCATGCTCACCCGCGTGGTGCGGGACGCCGGAAAATCCGCCCGGAAACTCGTGGAAATGGAGATGACCGGCGGAGATACGGAGCTGGACAACAACATTATTCAGCAGATTGCCGACCCGCTGGTGCACCTGGTGCGCAACGCCGTGGCGCACGGCATCGAATCCGTGGAGGACCGCGCTGCCGCCGGGAAGCCGGAAACCGGAAAGGTTTTCCTGCGCGCGTATCATCGCGGCAATCACATCTACATCGAGGTCGGGGATGACGGAAGCGGGATCAATTACGAGCGCGTGAAGCAAAGCGCGATCGACCGCGGGCTGGTCTCGCCGGAAACCGCTGGGCGGCTGACGGAGCGCGACCTGCGGGAGATGCTCTTCCACCCGGGCTTTTCGACGGCCTCGGCCAAAACCGAGCTGGCCGGGCGCGGGGTGGGCCTGGACGTGGTGCGCGCCAATCTCACCACGCTCAATGGCGAAATCGAAATTTACAGCAAGCAGGGCGAAGGCACACGCTTCACGCTCAAGGTGCCTCTGACCCTGATCATCTCCCCGGCGCTTTTTGTGCGTTGCGGCACAACCATCTTCGCTCTGCCGCTGGCCGTGGTCGAAGAGATCCGCCGCCTGCGCGCGGACGAGATCGATGATGTCGGGGGCAAACTGCTGACCAAGGTGCGCGACGTGGTCACCGAAGTCGTGCGCCTCGATTCCTATCTGGGTCTGCCGCCGCTCGAGCCTGTGAACGGCTATTTCCGCATGGTCGTCGCCAATGCCGGCGACCGCCAGATCGGGCTGGTTATCGAAGAAGTTCTGGGCAAGGACGAAATCGTCATCAAGAACCTGGGCGAGTATCTGCGCCGGGTGAAACTCTTCTCCGGCACCACCATCGCTCCGGATGGCAGCCTCATTCTGCTCATCGACCTCAACCGCATGATCGCCAGCGATCCGAGCGAACGCCGCTCCGTGCAGGTCAGTGCCAGCGCCGCGCGGGTCTTCGCGCCGGGTTCCGCGGCCATCGCCCGCGGCTCCATCCCTTCCGACGCCATCGACCGGGTGCAACAGGAGCGTGTGGTGGTCATCGTGGACGATTCCATCAGCGTGCGCAAATTCGTCGGACGCATGCTCGAGAAGGCCGGCTATCGCGTGAAACTTGCCTCCGACGGTCTGGAGGCCGCCGAGCTCATCGCCCAGCAAGGATGCCATCTGGTCATCACCGATCTGGAAATGCCGCGCATGACCGGCTACGAGCTGATGGCGCAATTGCGCCAGAGTCCTTCCACGCGGCGCATCCCCGTGATGGTCGTGACTTCGCGCGCGGGCGCCAAACACCGCGAACGCGCCATCAAGGAAGGCGCCGTGGCCTTTCTGACCAAGCCCGTGCAGGAAGATCAATTGATCCATGCGGTCGAGCAGCTGATTGGCACCGAAGCGCAGCAACATACGGTGCCGGTGGCGTGA
- a CDS encoding protein-glutamate O-methyltransferase CheR, with protein MTERHNPKPELTDHELSEIRLLIEERTGIHFDKSRLRFVSTRVLEQMQQKGFARGSDLLRAARRSNVEYEGLLERLLTQETSYFRYPAVYDALRKRVLPELHVKKFWNSPRTLRVWSAGCSTGEEPYSIAITIAETLNSAEAWNVEIMATDVGRQALKIAETGVYSGQRIASVTADQLAAHFTKTGAGYQVKPRIRKLVTFAQMNLASAVYMGRMDMIFCMNVMIYFTEERRRALIQRFYDTLEPGGYLLLGHSESLSKIPVKFQAIVLNECILYRKPAAGDLPQPELVTEGHA; from the coding sequence ATGACCGAACGCCACAATCCGAAGCCGGAATTGACGGACCACGAGCTCTCCGAGATCCGCTTGCTGATCGAGGAACGCACGGGAATCCATTTCGACAAATCGCGCCTGCGCTTCGTCTCCACCCGGGTGCTCGAACAGATGCAGCAGAAGGGCTTTGCCCGCGGTTCGGACCTGCTGCGGGCCGCGCGGCGCTCCAACGTCGAATACGAAGGGCTGCTGGAGCGGCTGCTCACGCAGGAAACCTCCTACTTCCGCTACCCCGCGGTGTATGACGCGCTGCGCAAGCGCGTCCTGCCGGAGCTGCACGTCAAGAAATTCTGGAACAGTCCGCGGACTTTGCGGGTGTGGAGCGCGGGGTGTTCCACCGGTGAAGAGCCCTACTCCATCGCCATCACCATCGCCGAGACCCTCAATTCCGCGGAGGCCTGGAACGTCGAGATCATGGCCACGGATGTGGGGCGCCAGGCGCTGAAGATCGCCGAGACCGGCGTGTACAGCGGGCAGAGAATTGCCAGCGTCACTGCGGACCAGCTCGCGGCACACTTCACCAAGACCGGCGCGGGCTACCAGGTAAAGCCCCGCATCCGCAAGCTGGTCACCTTCGCGCAGATGAATCTGGCCTCGGCCGTCTATATGGGCCGCATGGACATGATCTTCTGCATGAACGTCATGATCTATTTCACCGAAGAGCGCCGCCGCGCCCTGATCCAGCGCTTCTACGACACGCTGGAGCCCGGCGGATACCTGCTCCTCGGCCACTCGGAATCGTTGTCCAAGATTCCCGTCAAGTTTCAGGCCATCGTGCTGAACGAATGCATCCTGTACCGCAAGCCGGCGGCGGGCGACCTGCCGCAGCCGGAGCTTGTGACGGAGGGCCACGCGTGA
- a CDS encoding methyl-accepting chemotaxis protein — MKGRLSSTIWMLILWTGVALFGVLLLAYHAGRTAGGAAIFEFAAMSGGAGGMVLIAVLLALGTTLALAMTLGKRIVTPVQDLAEFSERLAVGDPRARVEVSGNDDLGYIAENLNRAVLRVSKATSNQEASELLQRSITDLLAVINQVARGDLTLRGKVTNDALGNVVDSINYMLDNFSKVLERVRKAAMEVSGSAHNILTAADEMQAGATQQDQEITNTSSAVEELTVSMKQVSNNAEASAEAARRALDAAEQGNRAVRDTLEGMQRIRASVQATAKKIKSLGDRSLEISEIINVINDITEQTNLLALNAAIEAARAGEAGRGFAVVADEVRKLAEHSRSATKDIAALIKAIQAETNEAVVVMEEGTKEVEGGAQLADQAGRALDAISSVVRQSAELVQEISLASKQQVRGTEGVAHAMQIISGITRQTSQGVRQTVSTVSQLVKLNDQLNEALAQFRAPGKPAAGEAPEPAVPAGALR; from the coding sequence ATGAAAGGTCGTTTGAGTTCCACAATCTGGATGCTGATCCTGTGGACCGGAGTGGCGCTGTTCGGCGTCCTGCTGCTGGCCTATCACGCGGGCCGCACGGCCGGCGGGGCGGCTATCTTCGAGTTCGCCGCCATGTCCGGTGGCGCGGGCGGAATGGTGCTGATCGCCGTGCTGCTGGCCCTGGGCACGACACTGGCGCTGGCTATGACGCTGGGCAAGCGGATTGTCACCCCAGTGCAGGATCTCGCGGAATTTTCCGAGCGCCTGGCTGTCGGCGATCCGCGCGCGCGCGTGGAAGTCTCCGGGAATGACGACCTCGGCTATATCGCGGAGAATCTCAACCGCGCCGTCCTGCGCGTATCCAAAGCCACCTCCAATCAGGAAGCCAGTGAGCTGCTGCAACGCAGCATCACCGACCTGCTCGCGGTCATCAACCAGGTGGCGCGCGGCGACCTGACGCTGCGCGGCAAGGTCACCAACGACGCCCTCGGCAACGTGGTGGACTCCATCAACTACATGCTCGACAACTTCTCCAAGGTGCTCGAGCGCGTGCGCAAGGCCGCCATGGAAGTCAGCGGCAGCGCCCACAACATTCTCACGGCTGCCGATGAGATGCAGGCCGGAGCGACCCAGCAGGACCAGGAAATCACCAACACCTCCTCGGCCGTGGAAGAGCTGACGGTCTCCATGAAGCAGGTGTCCAACAACGCCGAAGCCAGCGCCGAAGCCGCGCGCCGCGCCCTGGACGCCGCCGAACAGGGCAACCGGGCCGTGCGCGACACCCTCGAAGGCATGCAGCGCATCCGCGCCTCCGTGCAGGCCACCGCCAAGAAGATCAAGTCTCTCGGTGACCGTTCTCTGGAGATTTCGGAAATCATCAACGTGATTAACGACATCACCGAGCAGACCAACCTGCTGGCCCTCAACGCGGCCATCGAAGCAGCGCGCGCCGGGGAAGCGGGCCGCGGATTCGCGGTGGTCGCCGACGAAGTCCGCAAGCTGGCCGAGCACTCGCGCAGCGCCACCAAGGACATCGCCGCGCTCATCAAGGCCATTCAGGCCGAGACGAACGAAGCCGTGGTGGTCATGGAAGAAGGCACCAAGGAAGTGGAGGGCGGGGCGCAACTCGCCGATCAGGCGGGACGCGCTCTGGACGCGATTTCCAGCGTGGTCCGCCAGTCGGCGGAACTCGTCCAGGAAATTTCCCTGGCTTCCAAACAGCAGGTGCGCGGCACGGAAGGCGTGGCCCACGCCATGCAGATCATCTCCGGAATTACGCGCCAGACTTCGCAGGGCGTCCGGCAGACGGTCAGCACGGTCAGCCAGCTGGTGAAACTCAACGACCAGCTCAATGAAGCGCTGGCGCAGTTTCGCGCACCGGGCAAACCCGCCGCCGGGGAGGCGCCCGAGCCGGCGGTCCCGGCGGGCGCGCTTCGGTAA
- a CDS encoding chemotaxis protein CheW: protein MSDLTNQFETMEDGYQLTPVSGDVDTGDLLEAAGPIEHSPPEQQHCVFRSGRERFCLPVLDVEEVVEFPLVTRLPLGPAYLMGIFNLRGAIVPLIDIAMTEGRRSGLLPKHVVVASLRGDAHHEDVRIGIAADEVVGTYSAASEDMLEHAPENVPHCIGMLRHDDRLALMIDLRRLLEVFPGPAI, encoded by the coding sequence ATGAGCGACCTGACAAACCAATTCGAAACGATGGAAGACGGCTACCAGCTCACACCGGTATCGGGCGACGTGGACACCGGCGACCTGCTGGAAGCCGCCGGGCCGATCGAGCACAGCCCGCCGGAGCAGCAGCACTGCGTGTTTCGCAGCGGACGCGAGCGTTTCTGCCTGCCCGTGCTGGACGTGGAAGAGGTCGTGGAATTTCCGCTGGTGACTCGGCTGCCGCTGGGGCCGGCGTACCTGATGGGTATTTTCAATCTGCGCGGCGCGATTGTGCCGCTGATTGATATCGCCATGACCGAAGGCCGCCGTTCGGGTCTTCTGCCGAAACACGTGGTCGTGGCCTCGCTGCGCGGCGACGCGCATCACGAGGATGTGCGTATCGGGATTGCCGCCGACGAAGTCGTGGGCACCTATTCCGCGGCTTCCGAGGACATGCTGGAGCACGCGCCGGAAAACGTGCCGCACTGTATCGGCATGCTCCGGCACGACGACCGCCTGGCGCTGATGATCGATTTGCGGCGCCTGCTGGAAGTTTTTCCGGGGCCTGCAATCTGA
- a CDS encoding response regulator has translation MDKKILIVDDSPSQVRLMQDLLVHEGYRPVGLSDPHKVEETITSERPCVILLDVVMPDRNGFQLCRELKNNAEFRGIPVILVTSKGTASDKFWGQQQGADDYITKPFTREELLRAVRRFA, from the coding sequence GTGGACAAGAAAATTCTGATCGTGGACGACTCGCCGTCGCAGGTGCGACTCATGCAGGATCTGCTCGTGCATGAAGGTTACCGCCCCGTCGGTCTGAGCGACCCGCACAAGGTCGAGGAGACCATCACCAGCGAGCGTCCCTGCGTCATCCTGCTGGACGTGGTCATGCCGGACCGCAACGGCTTTCAACTCTGCCGCGAACTGAAGAACAACGCAGAGTTCCGCGGCATCCCGGTGATTCTGGTGACCTCCAAGGGCACGGCCAGCGACAAGTTCTGGGGCCAGCAGCAAGGCGCGGACGATTACATCACCAAGCCTTTTACGCGGGAAGAGTTGTTGCGCGCGGTTCGGCGGTTTGCATGA